The DNA window ttgctcaagaatgccttatgttgtgatgagtttctttgatgTCGGGTTTTATTAGGTttacttggtttccggttgactttccttctctcaggatgaagccatttttcagattcattaggacttacatatttaagcgtttcttccggttttaggtcattttcggtttgtgaactcttgacaaattttataaacggaagattatttttcgtgagttttatcccgttaggttgttttgttttattttgtttatttggttcataaccgataccatacctacacttCGGGTGTCTTTtgtagttacacatttgtttcactgcttgacgtgatctctcccacgcagcagtgacgtacattgctcgttcatcggtttcggttaccggttgaactgtcttctcattatcggagaatagttcatccggttcatacatttcgatttcacatgttttatcatatacattatttattcgttcggttttaggttctattGGAGTTGGTATGTaagcagatatgtttctgaactcagcaaccatttggttgagtgcagaaactagatcttctttggtaaactcatcagaagaaaaatcgaatacctcttcgtcatttgccatgaagcaggttactctctcttcaccatcttcattatcggagtatgcccactcgcttccaccgtcggatgcaatgagcgccttttgaatctcctttccttcgtcggcatgttgatcatcgtttctccggtagttgtttcgttggttgttgtttccccggtagttgttcccttggtagttgtttccctatACCGGTTGCTTTGGTAGTTATTCccctgatagttgtttccttgatagtttccttccggttttctatcgtctcttcttggttttctacactctgacctgaaatgtccaaaaccatcacagttatagcatctcttgtttgatttatctacatagttataattaaaatcattattagatggtggctggctcttcttcatgaatttcccgaatttctaagctagcatcgccatcacatcttcagtaatttgatcggtgtttttgactggagccggaacggtcgATACGTGgcccgccggttccaccgatgtaaccaaagctctggttgcggttgatgtggatgcttcgtcttcgatccgagacttgatctcgaattcgtaggctttcagatccttgaacacatcatgcaacttcatctgcccaagggtgtttgattccctcatcaccatggtcttgatgtcccacgtgcttggcagagatcttaaggctttaatgatcacttctcggttgtcatacttctttccgagtgtttgaagctcgttgactacactggtgaaccagttgctaaattctttcatgttttcccccggtttcatccttatattTTCGtacttctgtgtagccaccaagattttgttctccttagttctttcgtttccctcgtggatctgaatgatcgtttcccaggcttcctttgcattttcacactctgatattttgttcaaggtgttattatctatagccttgtagatgtgcctcatgcaatggttgtccaggttactccgtcttcgatttTCACTCGTCCATAGttctgcctccttgttgatcttgatcggtccctctttcaggactcggctcatctcatcatctaacgtaatcagatgtagatacatctgtttcttccaactgctaaacgcttcactgtttagcattggcggcttgtcgttgtgggtcatgcttcccatcttctttggttgcttgagtgctgagaacctcgctctaataccacttgttaggatcggggacgcccttggaggaccggggtgttttccggtttcgggaagggtggtcgcttacaacacacacaacactttggtgatagtccgattagagactaaaaccgttctcagcactgcacaagctgtcatagactcttgaaccgggttcaagggcggaaatgtctgtttcaagttgaagcaacgtttgcgactttagatgatgttttagaaggagtcggttttatggatatgagtgaccagttttaggagtatgatgaaagcaacgaaagaacacgagacaaaagatttgtttatggatgttcggagcaaaccctcctacgtcaccccttcttctcaggttatgagaaggatctccactaactcttagagttacaacaatactgccggtcgagcccaacttcgctactcgccggttacaccaaactcacactttgatgtaatacaacaactcaacacaacaacacacaaaaagcttccggttttagacacaccggttttggaataagacagtttatctctctagaatttaacgCTTTTCGTAATTTGTAATGTACAACTTTCAGAACTGAtgatgcattaaatgaagacgtttcgtcttccttttatagctgagaggacCCAACTGTCGTTTTTATTCTCTCTCTTCtagattggttgatcgttatcacgcctggtgcagagaggttgcttgcacgcttcaccttcctcaacacctggcagtcatgcaggcagctctgagcagaagatgacgtagccggttttcagatttggacacgtgttgaacatgcacctccggttgtcaatttcagatcaataaagcatcattgctttcctcacatgcttccgatcggatccgatcttcttttattctttcaagacacgtttctttcgtcatggtacgtcattcttgaagtttgaatcttccggtttttgTATCTTGTGCAGTGTGATCGGCTGGTATGTAAGCTttttgtcttggctaaccggctgcttgagagagtgaaaaccggttcctcttatctttaacttgatcacttggaactgattcCTTTGAAGTATaacagcaaccggttttgataccccaatcggttcatacggttttgttttgtacctgcacatgaaagttgacaattgtttagtttatctggccggttccacaaaattaacttacttaatttttctatcacccTCCAATCGTGTTGGTGATAATTTCTTTATTCTGTGCATGTCATCTTCTTTGCAGCAAAGTAGATGATAATGTCAGAtctaaaattttttatttttatttttttaattaagagttTTTGGAGTTAGTCTTTTCCTATAAAGACGTTTTTCAAGGTATCATCTCATAATATTTATGAGTTTCTCGCTACTTTAACAATATTTGTAGATGGTTTATTATCATTTGtcagaattttttttatgttgtttaCCAATTCTCGAGCAAAGATAAATTTTACGTCGCTCAGAATTTTGAATAGAGATTCTTTCGACGTTCAATCTGATCCGCCTCATTTTCATCCATACTCGTTATTATGTTCACATTTGAATTCACActgaataaattatatgtaatggttgaatttttttaaaaattttaataattgtaaaTTTGTACCATCTaatatctataattttatcttttttatttttagatattattttttattatttgtaaattaatgttttatatgtaattttttatttaatttagtgtgaATGTAAAAAGTTTGTAATTAAGAAAGTAGATGTGGAAAAGATCGGAGATTATGTTGATAGTAGTTTAccacattaaaatatatatatatatatatatatatatatatatatatatatatattactcaaAATACAAactttataaaactaaataaagtgtataaaaaatgcataatatgattaattatgCTGAATGAGACCAGCAACCGttctaaaaattattagaaaaatctTAATAACTATAGGGTCTAACAAactttctaataaatttattaaatttttataatttaaatcctAACTATAATACTATtacaaatttgtttaaaatagtcAACTATCCGGAGGTACCGctaatgattattattttattagtataaataataataagaaacaGGTAAACAACCTCCgtgttaattaattagtaattaacAACTACTATTGAAGACTAAAAGGTTACATTTAATTTTGGGCTATAACAgattaattagatataaaatagAGACTTGAGAATAGAATAGAAAGTATAAAATTTGCAAGTAGTCGTTTTAGTAATCAGAGTAAAAAACTCTGATTTAACCAAGTTGGCTTCTATAATGAATTTgggatttatttaatttagtcaattaatttcatcatataaaagaaaaaaatgttgaaatttgcatatatatatatatatatatatatatatatatatccaatgtTTGCTTGCTGGCTGGGGCCATCTCTAAGTCAAACTAGACTGAAAGATATAATAGTAATTAGTCTTCTACATAGTAGCTTATTTGGGTGTGTTTAGTTTCTCcaatgaaaataaatgttataaatcttttaaaattaatttaatgattttaaaacaaattttatgaatattaaattgaCAAGTGTAAGCATAATTTAATTGAGCACATACATCTAGTAATTATTGTACCTCGATTTGATTGCTGTTTAACTTaacatttttcttataaatattgtCTCCAACTATGCCCAAATTTTAGAGATTTTTCTAAACATATTATCTTCCTAACTATGGTGCAAGTttgtaatagaaaaaaaatagaaagaatatCAATTTTACCTATCAAGTTATATGGAGGTGTCAaattacttattaagtatcaaaattctatttgtatatactaacttgtcaaaaaatgtcaattttgttTAAAGTAACGAAAATGTTAAACACCGTCAAAATTTTTGTCACATGTAATAtctaactattatttatttattttttaaattgacattactttaattatttttccattaaaacaatacattaaaatctttatttatctattttttctttctctttatcCCACAACTATCCatttttcttttcccttttcTTACGATTAACTCTCAAGTTTTTTCAGATTTACCTTCGTCCTCTTTCCTCCTTTCTCCTTCCTCCTTCCTCCTTCCTCCTATTAACCCCAAGTGAAAGTtcattaatctaaatatttctAACTGAATTTTAAACTTTCATTGTCATTGTCATTGTCATTGTCGTTGGTGAGAGTTTTTTTCATAATAGTTACACTGTTAAACTTTATCAGCTCGCAATTGTAACCACCAAATCCAAGTCTTTCTCACATAACCTTAAACTATCGTCGTTTATTGGTCAAAACATTTCAGTCAAAACCTTAACTAGTGTAACTATTATGAAAACAAAAACTCCCACCAATGACAATGACAAtgctaaaattatttagattaggGAGCTTTCACTTTTACTTGGGGTTAATTGGAAGAAAAAAGAAGTAAAAGCTGAAAAGAACTTGGAGTAAATGTAAGagggaaaagaaaaataaatagtcgtgggataaagagagagaaatgatgAATAATGAGAGATTTTAATggtttgtttgaataaaaaaataaataaagtaatgtcaatataaaaataaaattaaaaataggtGGATATTAAATATGGCAAAAAATTTGAcggtatttaatattttccgTTATTTTAAGCAAAATTGACACTTTTTAacaagttaataaatataaataaaattttgatacttaataagtaaatttgacacataCTTACaactttgtttataaaattgacattttcccgaaaaaaaataaagtactCTTCATTCACCCCTCTAAAGATAACAAGTCAtagaatttatttgtataaatatctACATTAATCATACTTTATagatatttttgaaaaaggtccatgtaaaaatatcattatagttattattgtaattataaaatatgtaaattgaattaaaatatattaaaatatcataatagagaataatattttacatttaatatataatttaaaaattttatacaaaataattcaatgaattaattgatatacattattaaataaaataatttaaaaattaatgtataattacattttatttgttacatTATAATTAAGACTTatccaaaaaattatttaaaatgataatatcaACAATTAATagtattgtgttgtgtttaTAGATGACAATGGGTACTCCTATACTTGATATTCGTAGATATTCAATGGTTGagtcatatattttaaattgggttGTGGAGAAGGATATCCTATCGATTTTGGAATCGGAAATTGGGGTGTGTCCatgggcggagccaggatgaaaaattacctagGGCTGAGtccaacttgcatctcagatttaactttctatgctccgctttttttcaataaaatttccacgattattagaagatggagactcgtcatgccctctcaatgcacacgcttgcaaagtgagccaccgagtgctttcaatagttgttataagccgtaatctgttattttgtttttcatctgaagactatgcattcagtactttgtcaatatgacaaggatatttattagattatcaagatatttaactgccctattatgtggtgaaatattacatctttatgcataacaaaagagcatttatccccatcattaactcgctttcatatttgaatccatctattgtaaatgtaggtttttggagttgcttatgttcaaacaagaaacatgggaaacaaaaagcagcatttttcaaaggagagtattctaactaaataaatttcttaaaccaatgactttggaaccgtcgattttgatttccaaatttggtcggcgagTACttatccttaataggttgatatgaccccaaCTTGATATAagcttataaaatatttaattttaagattttaatttggATGGGactggagcccaccctagcccatgcgtggctccgcccctgggtgtgtcaaacccaaaatatatatatatatatatatatatatatatatgacttttcaaattactaatattacaataaatttgttatatttttatcctttaccaaaatatttatttctcgtaactattcattttaatatacttttaataaaatattatttttttattatttttcttcattattttcaacattattcttcaatgtttttatttttttattttgatttcattaattttaaaactatttatgatttaaaaagttttatttcttctttttcatcgtCTAAAATTTTATATCTATGTAATCGGATAATTGGTTACTCGTCGAGGATAAGAATGTTAATAGCCATGCCCATCAAATTCAAAGttgaataataaaatgaaaattaggtACGGAATAATTATTTCACTGGCCGGcctaaaaaaacacaataaatttgtaatttaagTTTATATGCAAGGTTAGAAAGGAAAAGGGGGAGGGGGGAATACATGGGCCAATTTAAATAAGTGAGTTACCTAGTCAAGTCGACATGGTTTGAGGATGAGTTATGAGCATGTGAAAAGTTGACCCAAAAAAGAACTAGCTACTTAATATAATAATCAGTATAAATACAGCTGTCATTGTTTTGGCAagcaaattattataaaatgaaaaagaagaaggaccaatttacaaaaataacaagAAGAAAAATCCTAAATAAAAGGAATGAGTGAATGACGATGAATAATAAGCAATAAGTAGTTCTGGGTTCTGTTCTTTCTATAAATAGACGTTAAGAGAGGTGCTAAGTCTTCTACTTTTACTACTACTACTTGTTCTTGAGAAATTACATTACCCCAACCAAGATCGATAATCGATCGATTATCGAATCATGGCTCATGTCGAAACATTAGAAGGACAAAAACATGATTATGATGATTACACCCAAGATGGAACCGTTGATCTCAAAGGAAACCCCGTCCGTAGATCCAAAAGAGGTGGCTGGCGAGCCTGTTCTTTTGTTGTTGGTAAGCACGATTagctttttttattattatttatattatttatttatttagggtTTATATGAAACTCAACTCATTCCGGTTTCTAAGTTCTctcatttttcaattttcttttattttattcatggAGATAATCGATGCAAGATATTTGTTACATTAATTGGAGTTAGGTGGCTCCCAAAGTCACAAGCTCAactaattttcatttttcttttaccaatatatattatatattatatggtggttgaattgattaatttgattaatgaaatgaaattttaatacaGTGTATGAGATTTTTGAAAGAATGGCATACTATGGGATATCATCAAATCTGATTTTATACTTAACGAAGAAGCTTCATCAAGGAACGGTCACCTCCGCCAATAACGTAACCAATTGGGTAGGCACCGTTTGGATGACCCCGATCTTAGGTGCTTATATCGCCGACGCCCATCTAGGTCGATATTGGACTTTCATCATCGCCTCCGCCATTTATCTCACCGTAAGTAACTACTTCACTTTAcgtatctaaaattaattacgtattcaattcttatttaaaattgtttaaaacaaaataaggaTAAAAGAAGAAGGTGATGTTGTACAAgcttattataataaattaaaataaattaataaaataacacatattaCTAATGATTACTTTCATTGCCCATGCACATGTTTACgtacattataattataattgtgtGAAACTATACATGGAccaaatgtaattatttttttataattataatacacaaattaaaaaactattttcattATCATCTTAccaatcaataaattaatatatatatatatatatatatatatatttatatttataatgaagacaatatatatacatggtcccctaagaatatttttaagtaaGACGTCAACATATATTCATACTTATAGTAAATAGCGGCACCAGaaacaaaattttgataaaagaaagaaaaaaaaaactatattttttcttaaataagcaatggtatattttatttatctatatattaatattaccCACCAACTAATTAATCAGTACTAGATAGATAAGGTTCATTTTTAGTTAAATGTGACAAATTATTGCatacaattttataatacaaACGCGGTTATAGgttgatataataataatgacgTGCATAAAGAAACAAACTAGTCAAATGCATGATTGGGATTTGGTATTTGGGCGTGACCATTCAATAgatcatttttcaaattaagggatattatatttaattatattattcacgTGAATCCGCAAGTGGTTcgctataaaatataaaataattatatttttaacttagtactattttaactttaatttgtaCAATTAGAATCATTTTTGTATAACTAAGAATTAGTTTATGTTTACGATGATTTAATTTgacatatatttatttctacCCGGCAGGGAATGGGTGTACTCACGTTAACGGTTTCGCTACCGGGTCTTAGACCTCCCCATTGCGCGGACCCGAATGCAGCCGACTGCAAAAAGGCCTCCACTTTGCAGTTGGCCTTCTACTTCGGTGCCCTCTACACCCTTGCCATAGGGACTGGCGGTACGAAGCCTAACATCTCCACAATCGGGGCTGACCAATTCGATGATTTCGAGCCCAAGGAGAAGGCGCACAAGTTATCGTTCTTCAACTGGTGGATGTTCAGCATTTTCCTCGGCACACTCTTTGCAAACACTGTCCTAGTATATATACAAGACAATATCGGTTGGACCTTGGGTTATGGGCTCCCCACATTGGGTCTGGCCATTTCCATTGTGATCTTTTGTACTGGGACCCCTTTCTATCGTCACAAGGCTCCAGCCGGGAGCCCATTCACCAAGATGGCTAGAGTCATTGTGGCCGCCATAAGGAAATGGGATGTACCCGTCCCGATTGATCCTAAACAACTATACGAGCTTGATTTGGAAGAGTATTATTCGAAAAAAGGAAAATTCAGGATCGATTCGACACCCTCATTGAAGTTCCTAAATAAAGCTTGCGTGAAGACGGAAGGTTCCATTAGCCCGTGGATGTTGTGCCCGGTTACTCACGTCGAGGAAACAAAGCAAATGATAAGAATGATACCGATTCTAGTGGCGACATTCGTACCGAGCATCATGATAGCTCAAATCAATACGCTTTTTGTCAAACAGGGGACTACCCTTGACAGAAAGATAGGTAATTTCAACGTTCCACCAGCCAGCTTAGCCGGTTTTGTGACACTATCAATGCTCATATGTGTGGTTCTATACGATCAATTCTTTGTCAAGCTCGCGAGGAAAATCACGAAAAATCCTAGAGGCATAACACTCCTTCAGAGAATGGGGATAGGCCTCCTTATCCATATCATTATCATGACGATAGCTTCCTTAACAGAGATGTATAGGCTTCAGGTAGCCAAGGACCACGGGTTGGTCAAAACAGGGGGACAAGTCCCACGATCGATATTCATCCTACTCCCACAATTCATTCTAATGGGGACTGCTGACGCGTTCCTCGAGGTGGCAAAGATTGAGTTCTTCTACGATCAAGCACCGGAGAGCATGAAGAGCTTAGGAACTTCCTATTCGATGACCACACTCGGGGTAGGAAACTTCTTGAGTAGCTTCCTTCTATCAACCGTCGCCCATATCACGGAGAAACACGGGCGCAAGGGATGGATCCTGAACAACCTAAACGCATCCCATCTCGACTATTACTACGCGTTCTTCGCCATTCTCAACCTCTTGAATTTCGTCTTCTTCATGTTTGTCACCAAATTCTACGTGTACAAGGCCGAGGTATCGGACTCCATGGAAATCCTCCAAGAGGAATTGCAAGGCCTGAGGCCTCTACCTTCATCTACCACAGGAAACCATGTAGAGTCCATAAATTgaactataatatatatgtattggATTATGTCAATATGTACTAAACTGAAGAAAGGAACGAGAAGATATCCATTTGGATGTCAACATTTTCCCTTTGTCTACgaaagaatttatatatatgtacaaaACAAAAGTTTATGTTTATGATGTTCTTGAAAAGGATCAGATTATCAGACCCTCCTCGCTAACTGAAATGTTCTCTTCAAGAAACTATTTGCAGCGCTATCTTTTCTATGGCACAGAATTCTAACGATTGTATTCGAATCCGATCTGTTCCATTTCCCTGTCGTCGCCGGCATTGACAATTTCTGGCCATATCGTGCTCCAACCGCACCGTTCACACTGCCCGATTCGCATGCTATGATACTGAAATCCTCCACCAACTGCTCGGTCGTTTCTCCCATCAACTCCACCACACCTTCAACTGCCTCCGATGATTCTCTTTCAACGTTGTCCTCACCAAATATCTTCTTCAATGCATCGAGATCCTCTTTAATCATTACGTGATCCTGCCTCTTAAAAACCCTGGAGCTTCCTCCTGCGACTAAGACCATGAGAAAGGCCTCGAAAGAGGCCTTCATCATATGTTTAACCGCAGTCTTTTGTGCTTGATCAGTTACAATCAAGCGCAATAGCGATaagttcatcttcaatgtcttGAGTGCCGGCTTGATTCGAGAAGTAGCGACATTGCCCGTGTATAACGTATCGTGCAAAACAGAACCAGAGTCTAGGAAGACGAGTCTGTAAGCTGCCACCTCGGAGACTTGATGGATGGCGGACTTGATTGAAGACTCTACCGGTTCGAAGTAGGAAGAAGAAAGTGAGAGGGATTTGTCCAGCGATTGGATCTGGTTTAGGAGATAATGGAGTGTGTTGAGACGAATGTACAGACGTTGGGTGCCGCGGCTGGATGATGTTTGTATCTGGTGGCCGTCTTCGGTGGTGTAGACGGAAAGCTCGCATGGAATGACCATATCATTTGATGGAGATGGAAATGAAGAGGCCTTCTTGAAAAAACTAGCGATCTTGGAATCGCTGCCGCATCTTGTTAAAGGTGGTAGATTGGGGAGGTAGCTCTGTTTTGAACCTGGGTGATGATAAAAAACAAGAACTTGTTGACGTTCGTTCCATTTTGGATCAAATtgaataattaactaattaccaCAAGAAGCGAGAAAGGAGACGTAATCAGCGAAGAGGATGTTCAGTTCTTTGGCGAAGTTAAGGAGCAAATCCTCAGAGATGGCTAAGGGGAGCTCAAAGAAGTCTTCAATGGCTTCCTTCGCCACCTTCATTAGCTCCATAGCCGATTCTGC is part of the Impatiens glandulifera chromosome 1, dImpGla2.1, whole genome shotgun sequence genome and encodes:
- the LOC124920808 gene encoding protein NRT1/ PTR FAMILY 5.2-like; this translates as MAHVETLEGQKHDYDDYTQDGTVDLKGNPVRRSKRGGWRACSFVVVYEIFERMAYYGISSNLILYLTKKLHQGTVTSANNVTNWVGTVWMTPILGAYIADAHLGRYWTFIIASAIYLTGMGVLTLTVSLPGLRPPHCADPNAADCKKASTLQLAFYFGALYTLAIGTGGTKPNISTIGADQFDDFEPKEKAHKLSFFNWWMFSIFLGTLFANTVLVYIQDNIGWTLGYGLPTLGLAISIVIFCTGTPFYRHKAPAGSPFTKMARVIVAAIRKWDVPVPIDPKQLYELDLEEYYSKKGKFRIDSTPSLKFLNKACVKTEGSISPWMLCPVTHVEETKQMIRMIPILVATFVPSIMIAQINTLFVKQGTTLDRKIGNFNVPPASLAGFVTLSMLICVVLYDQFFVKLARKITKNPRGITLLQRMGIGLLIHIIIMTIASLTEMYRLQVAKDHGLVKTGGQVPRSIFILLPQFILMGTADAFLEVAKIEFFYDQAPESMKSLGTSYSMTTLGVGNFLSSFLLSTVAHITEKHGRKGWILNNLNASHLDYYYAFFAILNLLNFVFFMFVTKFYVYKAEVSDSMEILQEELQGLRPLPSSTTGNHVESIN
- the LOC124918995 gene encoding protein unc-13 homolog — encoded protein: MVNDNITSDVVVKLANETEEIALKEKAIFSPVMKKWHPIASGSAAVSLHSCYGKVLKQYVTGIPFLTPDTLMGLQRAGRLEKLLIQMVVEDSVDSQDEENGKAVVREMVPYEIDAIITDLLNEWIQDRMNKGKNCIHIAKETESWNPISKNEAYAESAMELMKVAKEAIEDFFELPLAISEDLLLNFAKELNILFADYVSFLASCGSKQSYLPNLPPLTRCGSDSKIASFFKKASSFPSPSNDMVIPCELSVYTTEDGHQIQTSSSRGTQRLYIRLNTLHYLLNQIQSLDKSLSLSSSYFEPVESSIKSAIHQVSEVAAYRLVFLDSGSVLHDTLYTGNVATSRIKPALKTLKMNLSLLRLIVTDQAQKTAVKHMMKASFEAFLMVLVAGGSSRVFKRQDHVMIKEDLDALKKIFGEDNVERESSEAVEGVVELMGETTEQLVEDFSIIACESGSVNGAVGARYGQKLSMPATTGKWNRSDSNTIVRILCHRKDSAANSFLKRTFQLARRV